From the Musa acuminata AAA Group cultivar baxijiao chromosome BXJ1-2, Cavendish_Baxijiao_AAA, whole genome shotgun sequence genome, one window contains:
- the LOC135610181 gene encoding putative 12-oxophytodienoate reductase 5 gives MAAIPLLRSYKMGKFDLSHRIVLAPLTRSRSYGNVPQPHAVVYYSQRATDGGLLITEATGVSDTAQGYPDTPGVWTREQVEAWKPIVDAVHAKGGVFFCQLWHVGRVSNTGYQPNGQDPISSTDKQVPTQVLHDGSIEEYSRPRRLRTEEIPRIVEDFRLAARNAIEAGFDGVEIHGANGYLIEQFMKDSANDRTDEYGGSLENRCRFGLEVVEAVVGEIGADRVGMRLSPFLDYMDCWDSDPEALALYMVQALNKHGILYCHMIEPRMAVVNGRYHIPHRLLPMRKAFKGTFIVAGGYDRDEGNKVVDEGYTDLVAFGRLFLANPDLPKRFELNAALNKYDRNTFYTSDPVVGYTDYPFLENSV, from the exons ATGGCAGCCATCCCTCTGCTTCGTTCCTACAAGATGGGCAAGTTTGATCTCTCTCACAG GATTGTTTTGGCACCGTTGACAAGAAGCAGATCATACGGGAACGTTCCTCAGCCACATGCTGTGGTGTACTACTCTCAGAGAGCCACCGATGGAGGCCTTCTCATCACGGAAGCGACAGGAGTCTCAGACACTGCTCAGGG ATATCCCGATACTCCTGGAGTGTGGACAAGAGAGCAAGTGGAGGCATGGAAGCCCATCGTAGACGCCGTTCATGCCAAGGGCGGAGTCTTCTTCTGCCAGCTTTGGCATGTTGGCAGAGTCTCCAACACTG GTTACCAGCCTAATGGACAAGATCCAATCTCGAGCACCGACAAGCAGGTGCCAACACAAGTGCTTCACGATGGCTCGATCGAAGAGTACTCTCGGCCTCGAAGACTAAGAACAGAAGAGATCCCTCGAATCGTCGAGGATTTTAGACTGGCGGCCAGGAACGCCATCGAAGCTG GCTTCGATGGAGTGGAGATCCACGGCGCAAATGGCTACCTGATCGAGCAGTTCATGAAAGATAGCGCGAACGATCGAACCGATGAGTATGGCGGGAGCTTGGAGAACCGATGTCGCTTTGGGTTGGAGGTGGTCGAAGCGGTCGTCGGTGAGATCGGAGCTGACAGAGTTGGGATGCGGCTGTCACCGTTCTTGGACTACATGGACTGTTGGGATTCAGACCCTGAGGCACTTGCCCTCTACATGGTGCAAGCACTGAACAAGCACGGCATCCTCTACTGCCACATGATAGAGCCCAGGATGGCCGTCGTCAATGGCAGGTATCACATCCCTCACAGGCTTCTTCCCATGAGGAAGGCGTTCAAGGGAACCTTCATCGTCGCAGGAGGCTACGATCGCGACGAAGGTAACAAGGTTGTGGATGAGGGATACACAGATCTGGTGGCTTTTGGCCGACTGTTCTTGGCGAATCCTGACTTGCCCAAGAGATTTGAGCTGAATGCTGCACTGAACAAGTATGACAGGAACACCTTCTACACATCTGATCCAGTTGTTGGGTACACAGACTACCCATTCCTGGAGAACTCTGTATGA